From the genome of Nicotiana sylvestris chromosome 1, ASM39365v2, whole genome shotgun sequence:
ggtttaattagaattcggaaggaccgtttagcgaatttcacggtcttcccaaaataataacgcgatagtctctttaggcgcgtgtttaatattttactttcttaagcctgggtgtgcatttcatgcgacccgtatccaaatcccaaaacatcaaataaaacgtgttccggattgtgggtgcatttcatgtgacgcagtccaaagacatgttttaagcgatgttcacatttcttttaaaaacaataataataaagcggttaaaagataaaatttgcacataagttcatatttgtataaaatcagataatcaagccgaatataacagttgagcgaccgtgctagaaccacggaactcgggaatgcctaacaccttctcccgggttaacagaattccttatccggatttctggtacgcagactgtaatatggagtcattcttttcctcgattcgggattaaaattggtgacttgggacaccctaaatctcccaagtggcgactctgaaattaataaaccaatcccgtttcgattgtcctttaattggaaaaaactcccttgtaccctctcgggtacggaaaaaggaggtgtgacaccttgtTCATCTTTGTCTAGATTCGTAGAGAGGCTCATTAGAGTGCCAATTGATTTTGCATTGCTCATACCAAATTTTTGAATCAGCTCTTTTGTGTATTTGGTCTGACATATGAAGGTTCCTTCTTCAGATGTTGAATTTGTAGCCCAAGGAACAATGtgagctcacccatcatactcatttcaaattcgctttgcataagatttgaaaattccttgcacataagagggttagcactaccaaatataatgtcatcaacataaatttGAATAATGAGGTTACCTTCTGATGATCGTTTAATTAACAAGGTAGtatcaattttacctcttgtAAAGCCATGATCAACAAGAAAGGTACTTAGCCTATCATACCAGGCATGTGGAGCTTGTTTCAACCCATACAGTGCTTTAGTGAGCTTGTATACATGGTATGGGAATTTTGAATCTTCAAAtcctggaggttgtttcacaaataCTTCTTCATCGATGAATCCATTTAAAAAAGCGCTTTTAATATCCATTTGGAACAGCCTGAAACCTTTAAAAGATGCGTATGCCAGAAGAATTCGTATAGATTCCAAACGAGCTACTGGGGAGAAAGTTtcatcatagtcgactccttcctGTTGTGAGTAGCCCTGAGCAACTAGTCTAGCTTTATTTCTTATGACCTTTCCATCTTCGTTCAATTTGTTCCTAAACACCCACTTTGTTCCGATTACAGACATATTATCAGGTTTGGGTATTATCAGCTGATACTTGGACGTTTACCTTTCCAAAGTTCATATGGGGTCTTCTTCAGTATTGGCCTTATGAGGCAACGGTTGAGGATGTGACATCTTGTACTTACACCTTCTGCCCAGAAGTGGTTTGGCAATGAGTGTTCTAGTAGCATGGTTCTTGCCATATCTTGGAgggttttgttctttctttccacAACCCCATTTGTTGTGGTGAGCGTGGTGCAGAGAAATTATGAGTGTATCCCTGATCATTACAAAAATCTTCAAATGCTctgctttcaaattctcctccatggTCACTCTGAATTGTTGAAATCAAATGTCCCCTTTCTCTTTCAACCCTTTTGCAGAAAATTTCAAAATATTCTTAATGCTTCATCCTTGTGAGACAAGAAGATTACCCAAGTGAAATGTGAATAATCATTAACAATAACAAAGACATACCTCTTTCCTCCTATACTAGCAGTTCTTGTAGGCCCGAATAAATTCATATGAAGTAATTGCAAAGGTTTTGAAGTAGACACTAtatctttatttttgaaagaatttctgGTCTACTTACCCATGTGACATGCATCACAAATATGAGTTCtagaaaaattcaatttaggcaAACCAACAACTAATTCATGTTTGGACAGTTTTTCTATCAAATGCATTTTATGACCAAGTCTCCTATGCCATAGCCATGGATCATCAGACATAAAGGATAAGCAAATATGACTATCTATCTTTTCAAAACCATCAAGTATATAAATATTTCCATACCTGCTTCCAGGAAGAATTATCTTACCTGATTCGTCTTCAATAACACatcttattttcttaaactttacCTCATATCCTGAGTCGCAGAGTTGACTTATGCTCAAGAGGTTATAGTTGAGGCCATCGACGAGATAAACTTCAGTAATGTCACAATTGTTATTAAAGGGAATTGTTCTAGTACCAACTATTTTGCCATTTGAATCATCCCCTAATTTAACACTTCCTCCATTGATTTTTGCAACTTCTTTGAACAGGTTTTTGTCACCTGTCATATGACTGGAACACGCACTGTCTAGATACCATTTTCCTTTGCGGCTTACTCTGTGGTATTCCTGAAAGACAAGATGATTACTTTCTTTTAGGCACCCAAGCTTGCCTGGGTCCTGAAGGGTTAGTGTTACTAGGTTCAGAACATTTTGGTTTCCAAACCCACCCTAACACATTTGATTtacgaaaatgacaaaagaaaTATTTATGCCCACTTTTATTACATTAATAACACTTAACATCACCCGCTTATAGGTCTTTCATAGGTATTGGAACTAGTCGACTTGGTTCTAGCAGGTTCTTTTCCAGTTGACTTGTAAGTCGTCTGGTTTGACCTAATAGAACTGTGACTGGTGGATTTACGCATGCTATTGAGCTGCATTTGCAAATCCTCAAACTCTTCTTGAAGTACTTCCTTTTCGATTTCACATACTTCATGTTTGAGTTTCCAGTCTTTAACCTCCCTAGTGAGTCTATTAAGTCcattcatcattttttgagaCTCTTTCAAGTTTGAATTAAGGATATCATGCAATTCATTACATCTTTCACAGTCATAAGGTCTTACCTCACTAGTTTCATCTCGTGCCATGAAACAATTTTCATTCTAGTCATCTGAAACATCTTCATCTGTCCAGCATCCTGAAGTTTTGTTCATTTCATTTTCCAGAATTGTCATGAAGCAGAGATTTGCTATTTATTCATGGTCAGAGTCATCCTTATCATTCCAGCTTCCGCAGGATTTGTTCTTGTTGAAGTCTCTAGAGATCTTCCTCTTTAGTTCTGGGCATTCAGCTTGAATATGCCCAAATTTTCCACATTCGTAGCATTTTCCATCATTCTTATCCTGCTCGTTGTATTGCCTGGATCATCTTGGTGGAAATCTTCCTTTCTTTGTGTTTCTGTATCTTCTCATTAGCCCATCCATATTTCTAGACATAATAGCAATCTCTTCTTGCAGAGCTTCAGGATCATCAATTTCATTTTCAGCCATTTCAGTAGAGGTTTTGAATgcaactattttctttttctcctctTGATTTGTCTTTTTGAGATGCGTCCTTTCAAAGGCAGTTAGTCTCCTCGTAGGTCATCATAGGATAATTTGTTTAGGTTTTGAGAATCTAGTGTGACTACTTTGGTCTGCCAAGTGGTTGGCAGACTTCTGAGAATTTTTCTGACTTGATCACCACTGGTGTAGGGCTTGCCAAATGCCTTTAAATCgctaattattttgctaaacctgACAAACATCTCTTCTCTCCTTCTTTCATTGAAAAAAGTTCGTAATCATGAACCAACATGTTGatatgtattttctttactttgctGGTTCCCTCATAGGTGACCTCAGGTTTGTCACATATCTCTTTGGTTGTGTCACAACTTGATATTTTCTCGTATTCTTAACCACTAATAGCGTTATGAAGCAAATTTCTCGCCTTGTTGTTCACTTGTACTACTTCCAGTTGCTCCTTTGAGTATGAATCTATATCTTCAGGGTCAGCAAGTGGTGGAGTGCTAGCTGGTAGGGGATACTTTCCCTTTTTAATGACTCTCCAGACTTTGACATCGCAAGCTTTAGCAAAGATTTCCATTCGTACTTTCCAGTGAGAGAAATGTTGTCTATTGAAGTATGATGGtctaacttgtgaagttccttccTGAAAAAGAGCTCCTATAATAACTTGATttgccatgatcttttctcacaagTTGTTAAGCAAAAGTAAAATGTGagtcttgctctgataccaattaaaAGTACAAGAAAGAGGGGGGGATGAATTGTAAATATTTAAACTTAATCGCTTATTAGTTGACTAATTTATTGAGTAGTCGACTAGATATGATAATTCAACAGATATAGTAAAAGAAAGTAAATTGCAGAAAGtaaatgcaggaattaaagacaccaagattttatactggttcagattcaatgtgaatctagtccagtccccttgggttgcaagagAGTTCTCTTTTAGTAAATGTGTTTCTCCGAGTACAGTTGTAGTGAATTTGCACACAGTTTCTCCGGCACTCCattttgatacaatgcctcaccagtgttATGCTCTCTTTCTTTCCCTGACTTGTTACACAACAGATCTTAGTGAactacaatgtttgtttgcagtAAAATAAAGAGATTGATTTTGTTTCGATCAAAGTATGTCAGACTAGGGTTTAAGGGGGGATATAGATACTTTGATGGATGGTAGAGgcttgacaacccaagagatttgatccttggaaagaaattgattctttccaagaataagataGTAAGTCATTGCTTCTCCTTGATTTCCTTCCTTCAGCAGAGATACGAGTGAAAACTTGCTCCTTGATTGTTTGTCTTTCCAAACTTAGTCGCGTACCAATCTTCTCATAACTTTTGATCTTCCGGGATACTGCCCCTGATTTGTGCCTTAACTTAAGGCTTGCTTGATTCTCTCCAACGTTGCTCTTTGCTGATTGATTTGCTGATTGGATTCCGTCCAGATTTGCGAGTCCTTTCCTTAGTTGTCCAGATTTGCTGATTGTATGGTAATCTTTGCTAATTGATTTCTTCCCTTATTCATCATGATTGACTCCAGCATTCTTGTGGTATCTTCTTGACTTCTTGTAATTGATTTTCTGTGCATGTATATTATTTACATCGTTAAAACTGGATCTAGCATACTTGAAGTCTAATCTTGGTAGTTTCACCCATATAGGAACCGAGTATAACTCTTCTCTATTGAATTTCATAGTAGGTTCCCAAGCTTTTACTATGAAGGGCTTGTTGTCAAAATGGTATATCCCCCTTGCAACGCCTCATTTTTCCCCAGCTCTATATCAAATCGAACTAATACTATCCCATTTTTCAGCACAGATATCTTGTTTATTCCATGATTTGCCCACATTTGCTGGATAAATCCATTTAACACTGCAAAGGGTAGATGTGCTCCAAGTACATAACACACTACTGCATTCTTCCAATAAGCCAGTTCAGTGCTAATATCCTCTATTTCAATATCACAAACAGGTGTTTCCCCATGCATTACCGGTGCTACAAAATCCAGTTTGAAACCTGCATTTGATACTTTGGTAATGTCAAAATTGTCCCAAATCGAAGACTTCTTCAGCAATTATTCTTCCTCCGCCTCAACTTCATCTGCCCAGGATATCCTATCCTTCCCTATTGAATCAGTTACCCTCACTTCTTCTTGCACATGTGACTGCTCTGTTACTGCATGCAATGGAACAATAACCTCACCATGTGAATTTGTTGTACCTCCAGTTTTCGACTACTCCCTCGATTCAGAGCTCGATGCTTGTTCGATTCCTGTTAGTTTAGTAACTTGTTCCACAGAAGTCTCAAAGTGCTCGGCCTCCGCCGAAATCTTCCCACTCCCCTCTTCAATTCCCAATTGTTCCAATTTCTCAGGATTGCACAAATTTCTACTCGTACCAGCTTGATTCCCATTCGGTTTCATCTGTGTAGTGCTTCGCGCAGCAGTGGCCTGCGCTATTAGAGCTTTCTGAGAAGGGATCCGAGCTCTCTTTCCCATGGATGGCGTAGGTTTGTTAAACTACACCGAGAGGGAATCATATCGTGCACCTCTCATTTTAACTACACttatttttaaaagtatttttgttCAAAGGTGCTTTTCACAAAGTACTTTTGCAAAGTAGCAACTtgtgttttgataattcattaaATAGTATTTTTGTGTTTGGCGAATTCTATTCCAAAAAGTTACCTTTGAGTGTGAAATTATGAAAATGCCCgtaaaaatttaattttcaatTAATGTTATTTGAAAGAGAAATAAATGAATTTAAATATTTGTTATAATAAATATATAATCTAAAGATTTTAATCAATATAAAATATAGTTATTCCAAAGCGATAATATTAGGTATCTATTACTTATTGTTTATATGATGATTTAAATATATCAAAACATACCATCCAGTATAAATTAAAAATCTACTCTTATAAATCACtatataaaagaaaatatatagtTATAATAGAGAGGATATTCGAAAgcgaaatagaagaaagaaaataaaaatatgatagaataaaaaagagaagaaatgtatggtaaaaagagaaaaagaaatagaaatgttAAATTAATGATGGatagtttgaaaaatataaatttaatataAGGATACTTTtgtcttgaataaattaattttctacTTATGTTTCAGCTTTTTGGAAGAAGATAGAATTTGTaacttcttcccaaaagcacaAAAACTACTTCTACGACTCAAAAGTACTTTTCCATTTTGGCCAAACATCTTAAATTTCCAGAATGTACTTTtggacaacaaaaaaaaaagagtactTTTTATTTTCTCATAAGCTTGCCAAACAAGCTCTAATACACAgaaaattcttttccttttagataaacaaaaacaaatactCCATATGTTTCAATTTAGAAAAGTTTTATTGTATGCCTCTCACAACTGAAATTAGAGAAATTTTATTGCGTGCCTCACACAACTGACATTAGTTGTGTGAAGTTCCTTTTTGTGTTACAAATTTGTGGACTCCAATCTTACACTTTTGGGTTCACAAAACTGCGAGACAAAAAAGAGGCATCATACAACTAGTGtgagttgtatgagacacaaaatattttttttttccaatttagaTGAGGCAGTTTGACTCattacggagtttaagaaaaagaaaaagacttttgaaacttgtggccTTAAAAACTTAAGGAGTAAAAGTTTTATGCGGTGACCATGACATTTGCGTGGTTATAAAGGATTTTCATTAAAAACAAGGTCTCCAATTAATTATCTCTTCCATTAGATCTCAGTATCGTTTCTACTCTGTGATTGAGAAGAACAGGTAACGCTCCCATTCGCAGATCCATTATCGAATCTTCAATCCATTGTTTTTCAATTTGGTAAACACAATTCACTTCAATCCGATTTGATTCATACTCACATCTGGTTGTAATCTGCTGCTTCTGAAGTTTACTTGTATGGTCTCTAGTATTGTTCCGTTTTACTGTTTGACTTCTGTGTAAATAGTTGATTTTGAATGAAAGTAAATAATGGATGTGTTTGTGGACTGTTTATGCGTTTGTACTGCCTTGTTGAAGACAGATGCCACGTGGCAGAAGGCTTTGGATTGCGTGAGGAAAAGAGGGTAATAGCTTCTTGAAGTGAGAGAAGCCCAATGAATGCTCTGTGTGTGTTAAAAGTCTGAAAACATTACTCCTATTTCAATCACTGGGGCACAAAATAGTCAAGTCCTCAGCTTGGGATCCTCGATACGTTCGATTCTATTGATACAGACTGGAgtattatttttcaaaaagaaTAGAGAGTATGAATAAGCTAAAAACATCAAGCTCCGAATTGGACTTGGATCGACCCAATCTCGAAGATTATCTTCCAACTGGATCCATCCCAGAACCCCATGGCAAGCTTCGCCTGTAAACCCCCCTCCACTCTTccctcttcctttttcttttttcacatGTTCCGAGTTTTGATTTTTATTCCCCCTTTTGCTTTCAGGCGCGATTTAATTGATATTTCTCCCACCCTAACTGAGGCTGCTGGTGCCATTGTTGACGTGAGTTCCCTCTTCCTTCCCCTTTTCATTTACATTTCAATTATACTAATTTAACACCGACCGATGACTGCAAATTTACTGATTGTCGCACTtccattaaaaaaataaaaattggtcTCTACTTCTTTTGTTGGTGTTGGAGCTTGTCCTTATTGTCAATTGGTTAATTATGCAATGGCGGTGACTTCAAATTTGCTGGCTCTTTAACTAACAAACAACAATTCGAGCTTTACTTCGTTTGGATTTTGTCATAAAACTTTATTTTGGAGCTTGCCCTTTCAGTTTAAGGAAGTTTACATGTACCCATTTTCATTTAGTTACACCCATTCTCATATTCTTTTTTGGCAGGATTCTTTCACCAGATGCTTCAAGTCAAATCCACCAGAACCTTGGAACTGGAACATTTATTTGTTCCCTTTATGGTGCTTGGGGGTTGTTGTTAGATATGGGATTCTTTTCCCTATAAGGTTTAGcctctttcatttcttttatttttcctcaTTTGGGTCCTAATCATAAACTAACTTTAATCACCTACCATGGCCATGATAAGTGCACTTCCTCTATATGTAGAAGATGGATAGTTGTCCACTACCCCATTGAAAGAAGCTCACTTTTGTCATCCTTTGGTTCTAATGCAATTGCAGAGTTATTGTCTTGACAATAGGATGGATAATATTCCTCTCTTGCTATATCCCGGTGCATTTCCTGCTGAAAGGACACGATAAGTTCAGGAAAAAGCTTGAGGTATCTCTCTTGCTATCTGGTTACTTAAATTTTCTCTTTTATCTGCACTAGTTAAGGACTGCGCGTTGGCATTTGCTCAGACTTTACATGGTAATGTTTGCCTTTATCCGTTGCCTTACTGTGGAGAAAGATTATATTCATCGACATTGAGACAAACATCACTTCACCAGGAGTATGATAAATTGACAATATGTTTGGATATTCTCTACTATTAATAAAATGTTTAGACTTGCTTCTGTTGCACTTTTGTTATTCTCTTGAAGAATAAGGTTTCTAACATCCTTGACTTGGTTAATTTTTTCCAGAGATGTCTGGTGGAGCTGATATGCAGTTTCTTTGTTGCATCTTGGACTGGGGTTGTCAAATACCATGGTCCACGGCCTAGCATACGACCTAAGCAGGTATTTCTGCCGCCATAATTTATACTCCATCCGTTCCAATTTATATGAACCGGTTTGACTGGGCacgtagtttaagaaaaaaatgaatatttttggaatttgtggtcctaaacaagtaaaaaaagggcccagagtatttgtgtgattataaaagcttctcattaagagtAGAATTATatgtttaagctaaattattaccaaatttagaaaggggtcattctttttggaacggaccaaaaaggaaataggttcacataaactgaaacagaGGTAGTATTTCATATGTGAACCATCTTCTCTGATACATCTCAAGTTGACTTATGCATTTTATTGACAGGTTTTTGTGGCGAATCACACGTCAATGATAGATTTTATTGTCCTAGAGCAGATGACTGCATTTGCAGTGATCATGCAGAAGCATCCTGGATGGGTTGGTAAGATTTTGTTGTATTTGCATTGGTTGCTCTTTCATTTTGTCTCTCTGTCAAAAGTTGTTGAGCCTTGATATGAGGACATGTGTATTAACAATCAGACCTAAATATACCATCACACCATGGAGCATTTCTGAAAGTTAAGGCCTAATTACACCTTCAACATTTTAACTTCAAGTTTTTGGATCAGAACCTATAATTCAGTTATTGATTCAAGACCAGGGTGTTGGATAGGAATTTTGCAGATCTTGGTATGATAACTGCATAAGCTAATTACCAAAAGTTTGGTGCAGAGTGAGTGCATTGATCTGAATTGGAGTTGAACTTGATTTGCTAGTCAAATATATATGGAAGACAAATATTGAATCCTAGCATAACTATAAGTTGGCTATGTAAACCCTCTAACTTCTTGCCATGCCAATTGGACCACTTTTTAGAAAAATGATTCTTCTTAGGTAGGAGTTTGTGGATGTTGTTCTGCTAGCTGCTTTAGGTAATAGCAAAAGTTTGGTGCAAACTGAGTGCATTTGATGTGGAATTAGAGTTGACTTGATTTGCTGGTGAAGGAATTTATCGACGGCAAATATTGAAGCCTAGGGTAACTATAATTTGCCTGCCTATACCTTCTAATTGTTGTTGTGCTATTTGGCTTTCAACCAACAAaaccatttttttttttggatagtAGGAATTAGTGATGGTTATAAGAGTTTTAGCTTGACTAAACTCCAGGTTATCTTGTATGGCTACCCCCCATCTCCTTATCTTTCTTTTACTGGGCAAGCAAATCTTGTTAGCGTCCTGTCCAGGAAGAATTAAAACCTTGTTTGTACGAGTCTAGATAAGACACTTTGGCAGCTCATATTTTGGTAAAGTGGTTATTCCTGTGATTTAGAATCTTGTATGCATAGAGTCTTATTAAATCGCTGGGCCAATTATAAAAACAAGTTACCCTTTTCATCTTTGCTGCCCTGCTGGTACAGTCTAGGCTAAAGTTTAGTCTAACTTGCTTATCACTAACTTAATTTCTAGCATTCCATTTGCTTAAGTTCAACCCATAGGATTATAAGGTGCTATATCCATCCCTGCTGAAGTGGGTCAACAGGGGCGAAACACGTATGTCTTCTTGTACTGTCCTTCACCTTGTCATTAATGATGGAGTGTCATTCGATTGTTTCAAAGTATTTGAATTGTGTGGCTCAACGTCATCTGCATTATTAGTTGCCACCTTTAAGGGTGTTAAAGTCACCTTTCTATGGGCTCTTGAGAAGAGAAATGACATGCATATTTAGGGAACTTTGGGCTGCAAACCTGACTTCAAGGCAAAATTTATGAAATTGTATGTCTCCTCTTCTACTagtgtgggattttactgggtatgttgttgttgttgttgttgtatgtctCCTCTTCTGTACATTAACTTCTCATTAATAGTAATATTTTTGCAGGACTACTGCAGAGTACCATTTTAGAAGGTGTTGGATGTATCTGGTTCAACCGCTCAGAAGCCAAGGATCGTGAAATTGTAGCACGAAAGTACGTGATGTCAGAAGAATCATTCTGGACATCTCATTTCCTACTATTTTTCTTACAGATTTTAATTTTCAGGTTGAGGCAACATGTTGAAGGGGCCGATAACAACCCTCTTCTTATATTCCCCGAGGGAACTTGCGTAAATAACCACTACACTGTCATGTTCAAAAAGGTTGTCCCAATGAATTCACTCTTTATATAGAATTTTAAAGGGTTGAGCTCTCCTTGACCCAGATTATAGGTCTTTTTTGAGTATTCCCCCGTCAACTATCAGGAGAAAAGTAAATTTTATGGTGTTTCTGGTCTTCAgtattatttttattatctttatgGTAAAAAGGGTGCTATTACAAgttgtccccccccccccccagtgTTTAAGCTAATGGTTTTGATGCCT
Proteins encoded in this window:
- the LOC104222866 gene encoding glycerol-3-phosphate acyltransferase 9 is translated as MNKLKTSSSELDLDRPNLEDYLPTGSIPEPHGKLRLRDLIDISPTLTEAAGAIVDDSFTRCFKSNPPEPWNWNIYLFPLWCLGVVVRYGILFPIRVIVLTIGWIIFLSCYIPVHFLLKGHDKFRKKLERCLVELICSFFVASWTGVVKYHGPRPSIRPKQVFVANHTSMIDFIVLEQMTAFAVIMQKHPGWVGLLQSTILEGVGCIWFNRSEAKDREIVARKLRQHVEGADNNPLLIFPEGTCVNNHYTVMFKKGAFELGCTVCPVAIKYNKIFVDAFWNSRKQSFTTHLLQLMTSWAVVCDVWYLEPQNIRPGETPIEFAERVRDIISARAGLKKVPWDGYLKYSRPSPKHRERKQQSFAESVLRRLEEK